Proteins from one Chlorogloeopsis sp. ULAP01 genomic window:
- a CDS encoding GNAT family N-acetyltransferase: MKVRSANPDDVSLIFSFINKKAEFDRNLGAFTGELQVSEEKIRKTLFRAVPFSYVLFAETSECEVGFALYGFRYSSFAGQPSIWLDDLYVDEQIRSQGAGAALMNHLAEIAKKNDCSHLAWNADARNLRGLNFYHRLGAKITEQKGNRCFLMWIP, translated from the coding sequence ATGAAAGTTAGATCTGCTAATCCTGATGACGTGTCGCTGATTTTCTCGTTCATCAACAAGAAAGCAGAATTTGATCGCAATCTTGGTGCTTTTACTGGCGAGTTGCAGGTATCTGAGGAAAAAATACGCAAAACACTTTTTAGAGCAGTTCCTTTTTCTTACGTTTTGTTTGCAGAAACTTCAGAGTGTGAAGTCGGATTCGCTTTGTATGGATTTAGGTACTCATCATTCGCAGGGCAGCCGAGCATTTGGCTGGATGATTTATATGTGGATGAACAGATCAGAAGTCAGGGAGCCGGAGCAGCATTAATGAACCATCTTGCCGAAATTGCCAAGAAAAATGACTGTTCCCATCTGGCTTGGAATGCTGATGCTCGCAATCTTCGCGGATTGAATTTTTATCATCGCTTGGGTGCGAAGATTACAGAACAGAAAGGTAATCGCTGTTTTTTGATGTGGATACCGTAG
- a CDS encoding SRPBCC family protein, giving the protein MFASNISGSCTPGSQMAWSQVEQNKIIQQGEILLETRAHTAWGGAVTAWMYVPLVRSQVWQQLTDYPRWVQYFPDITKSEVLQRRGEVKRLYQAAQKAFLFFTAHVEIYLNVVEELGQKIQFRLEQGSFHDFSAELKLLDCGSGTLLSYAVQATPNIPIPSILIQQAINFELPANMRKMRQVLCSAQ; this is encoded by the coding sequence ATATTTGCATCCAATATCTCAGGCTCATGTACCCCTGGTTCGCAAATGGCTTGGAGTCAAGTTGAGCAAAATAAAATCATACAACAGGGTGAAATTTTGTTAGAAACACGAGCGCATACAGCTTGGGGTGGTGCTGTAACTGCTTGGATGTATGTACCACTAGTGCGATCGCAAGTCTGGCAACAACTCACAGATTACCCTCGTTGGGTACAATATTTTCCTGACATTACCAAAAGCGAAGTGTTGCAAAGACGAGGTGAAGTCAAGCGTCTGTATCAAGCAGCACAAAAAGCTTTTTTGTTTTTTACTGCCCATGTAGAAATTTACTTAAACGTTGTAGAAGAACTGGGGCAGAAAATTCAGTTCCGGTTAGAACAAGGCAGTTTTCACGATTTTAGTGCTGAATTGAAACTCTTAGATTGCGGTAGTGGTACTTTGCTTAGTTATGCTGTACAAGCTACTCCGAATATTCCCATTCCGTCAATTTTAATTCAACAAGCAATCAATTTTGAATTGCCAGCGAATATGCGTAAAATGCGACAAGTTCTTTGTAGTGCTCAGTAA
- a CDS encoding DUF924 family protein: MTQAQEVLDFWFGKPEQPDYGKPRDFWFTKKPEFDEQVRTQFFNYYQKAAGGYLDDWMQFPDSCLALILLLDQFPRNMFRNTPDAFATDWEALSTAQHAIAQGYDRKLLSVQRWFIYFPFEHSENLEHQRQAVKLFQQLSSDPDSASCIDYAIRHMEIIERFGRFPHRNAILGRNSTSEEKEFLKQPGSGF; this comes from the coding sequence ATGACACAGGCACAAGAAGTATTAGACTTTTGGTTTGGCAAGCCCGAACAGCCAGATTACGGAAAACCAAGAGATTTTTGGTTTACTAAAAAACCAGAGTTTGATGAACAAGTGCGAACCCAGTTTTTTAATTATTACCAAAAGGCGGCAGGGGGATACTTAGACGACTGGATGCAATTTCCCGATAGTTGTCTGGCACTAATTTTGCTGCTGGATCAATTCCCCCGTAATATGTTTCGCAATACGCCAGATGCCTTTGCCACAGATTGGGAGGCACTTTCAACTGCACAGCACGCTATTGCCCAAGGCTATGACCGAAAATTATTGTCGGTACAACGCTGGTTTATTTACTTCCCATTTGAACACAGTGAAAATCTTGAGCATCAACGTCAAGCAGTAAAACTATTTCAACAACTTAGTAGCGATCCTGATAGTGCTAGTTGTATTGACTATGCAATTCGTCATATGGAAATAATTGAGCGTTTTGGGCGCTTTCCTCACCGGAATGCGATTTTAGGAAGAAACTCTACATCAGAAGAAAAAGAGTTTTTGAAGCAGCCTGGTTCGGGATTTTAG
- a CDS encoding ATP-binding protein, whose translation MSDAWTILIIDDSAADRKIYRRYLLKDAQQSYQILEADCGEDGLALCQKIQCNLMLLDFCLPDMSGLEFLDRLKQQRLEISIPVIMLTGRGDEEIAVQAMKKGVQDYLVKQNLTQDVLQLAVRNTIKQSYLQTQLQKTQERQRLIAMTALRIRQSLDLEQILHTAVTEVQQLLKCDRVMVYQFLPDQSIEMIACSSQSQMASDGKNIENIYFEVERSWNELATNASNPHSQSSKNCQQVESDSTICCICQYAIIKTNEANWNHNCSNLLELSNSGANQVVPITLSNNEQLKRKPWGFLMACQCSSNQHWQSDELEILHQVSVQLAIAIQQAELLAKTQAALVKEKQLNTFKSQIITTISHEYRTPLASILASASTLKQNKDKLDEFKQQRFLEIIEQKTRHLSKLVDDMLVIDQLELDKAKFKPILLDLRQLFSDLLEEQRLTASDRHELIFRNTGNHQGFWGDRGLLRLIFSNLISNAIKYSPQGGNVEFHLINKNSQVVFYVQDEGIGIPIQDRANLFQSFSRGSNVDTIPGTGLGLAITKACVELHGGSIALESQIGQGTKVIVSLPNQLSKNLAIPSLHS comes from the coding sequence ATGTCGGATGCCTGGACAATACTCATTATTGATGACAGTGCAGCAGATCGGAAGATCTATCGTCGATATCTTTTGAAAGACGCTCAACAGTCTTATCAAATTTTAGAGGCAGACTGTGGAGAGGATGGACTTGCTTTATGCCAAAAAATACAATGCAATTTGATGCTGCTGGATTTTTGTCTGCCTGATATGAGCGGGCTAGAATTTCTAGATCGTCTCAAGCAGCAAAGATTAGAAATTTCCATTCCTGTGATTATGTTGACAGGGCGTGGCGATGAAGAGATAGCTGTGCAAGCGATGAAAAAAGGTGTTCAAGATTATTTAGTCAAGCAAAACTTGACACAAGACGTACTGCAACTAGCAGTTCGCAATACCATCAAGCAATCGTACTTGCAAACGCAATTGCAAAAAACTCAGGAGCGGCAACGTCTAATTGCCATGACTGCTCTGAGAATTCGTCAGTCTTTAGATTTGGAGCAAATTTTACATACAGCCGTAACAGAAGTACAGCAACTCCTAAAATGCGATCGCGTGATGGTATATCAGTTCTTACCAGATCAAAGTATTGAGATGATCGCCTGCTCAAGTCAGTCACAAATGGCGAGCGATGGTAAAAATATCGAAAATATCTACTTTGAAGTTGAGCGATCGTGGAATGAGTTAGCCACTAATGCTAGTAATCCTCATTCTCAATCATCAAAAAATTGTCAGCAGGTGGAATCAGATTCAACAATTTGTTGCATCTGTCAATATGCAATCATCAAAACGAATGAGGCTAACTGGAATCATAACTGTTCCAACCTGCTAGAATTATCAAACAGTGGGGCAAATCAGGTAGTTCCCATCACCCTCAGTAACAACGAACAGCTAAAGCGCAAACCTTGGGGCTTTTTGATGGCTTGCCAATGTTCTAGCAACCAACATTGGCAAAGCGATGAATTAGAGATTCTCCATCAAGTATCAGTGCAGTTAGCGATCGCGATCCAGCAGGCGGAATTGCTTGCTAAAACTCAAGCTGCTCTTGTCAAAGAAAAGCAACTCAATACATTTAAATCCCAAATTATCACCACCATTTCTCACGAATACCGAACACCGCTAGCTTCCATCTTGGCTTCAGCATCAACACTTAAGCAAAATAAAGATAAGCTAGACGAATTTAAACAACAAAGATTCTTGGAAATTATTGAGCAGAAAACACGTCATCTATCCAAACTAGTAGATGATATGCTCGTCATCGACCAATTAGAATTGGACAAAGCCAAATTTAAGCCTATTTTATTAGATTTACGCCAACTTTTCTCTGACTTACTTGAAGAACAACGGCTAACAGCAAGCGATCGCCACGAATTGATTTTTAGAAATACAGGCAATCATCAAGGTTTCTGGGGCGATAGAGGACTTTTACGGCTAATTTTTTCCAACTTAATATCTAACGCAATTAAATACTCACCGCAAGGAGGCAATGTAGAATTCCATCTCATCAACAAAAACTCACAAGTGGTTTTTTACGTCCAAGATGAGGGAATTGGTATACCGATACAAGATCGGGCAAATTTGTTTCAATCCTTTAGCCGTGGCAGTAATGTTGACACTATTCCTGGAACTGGTTTAGGGTTAGCTATTACCAAAGCTTGTGTAGAGCTACATGGTGGCAGTATTGCACTAGAAAGTCAAATCGGGCAAGGAACCAAAGTTATAGTTAGCCTACCAAACCAACTTAGTAAAAATCTTGCGATACCTTCGCTTCACTCCTAA
- a CDS encoding protein kinase translates to MIGQLLAGHYKVLEVLGEGGFGQTYIVEDIHLPGKPNCVLKHLKTTSTDPESLETARRLFQKEADTLQQLGNHSQIPRLLAYFEENQQFYLVQEFIEGHPLSRELPLGKRWTEAQTIEMLTEVLSILEFVHTQGVIHRDIKPDNLIRRVSDNKLVLIDFGAIKQLRSQTAIGAGQQNITIIVGTRGYMPSEQIRRLPRPSSDIYALGMMGIQALTGVYPHELQDDPNTGEILWQDLASISSELTAILAKMTRYHFKERYQTASEVLAALRELSNSSNSAIASVESSATSLHQLTLEWVEDAQVKYRTILEKQQSKNPGKIRIGRDPEQCDIVLPDPTISGLHVEIFFYSPKQRFYLRNLRQQNPPIIDGQLLLAGEMPLASGSTLRLGQQNFRVREISCKQYPSGYTPMDYSKCFAITLASAQPAPKTMRISQIKKSENGGRKVTSVSPIIVPASIAPRRIQPKLKVGTAVAVSAIAGIFLLNTGNLNKNKAQQNLILQQPQLCRVVSPSGGKLLAKLRSEPQTEIGAMKQLNLGEKVLFMRVRGDFVQVKLADGTQGWVFGDDIQRCQKTIGNSGSFYSDSNLQPN, encoded by the coding sequence ATGATTGGTCAGTTACTAGCAGGACATTATAAAGTCCTTGAAGTATTGGGTGAGGGGGGCTTTGGTCAAACTTACATTGTTGAGGACATACACCTCCCAGGAAAACCCAATTGTGTCCTCAAGCATCTTAAAACTACTAGTACAGACCCGGAATCTTTGGAAACTGCCAGAAGGCTATTTCAAAAAGAAGCCGACACTCTACAACAGTTAGGGAATCACAGCCAGATACCGAGACTTTTAGCTTACTTTGAAGAAAACCAACAATTTTATTTAGTACAAGAATTTATTGAAGGACACCCTCTCAGTAGAGAACTACCTCTAGGAAAAAGATGGACAGAAGCTCAAACTATTGAAATGCTCACTGAAGTGTTGAGCATCTTAGAATTTGTTCATACTCAGGGGGTAATTCATCGAGACATTAAACCTGATAATTTAATTAGGCGTGTATCAGACAACAAATTAGTTCTAATTGACTTTGGAGCTATCAAACAACTGCGAAGCCAAACTGCGATTGGAGCAGGGCAGCAAAACATTACTATTATCGTCGGCACTCGTGGCTATATGCCCTCTGAGCAAATTCGGCGTCTACCACGTCCTAGCAGCGATATTTACGCTTTGGGGATGATGGGTATTCAGGCACTAACAGGAGTATATCCCCACGAACTGCAAGACGATCCGAATACGGGAGAAATTCTTTGGCAAGATTTGGCTTCCATCAGCTCGGAATTAACGGCTATTTTAGCGAAGATGACGCGCTATCATTTCAAAGAACGCTATCAAACAGCCAGCGAGGTATTAGCGGCGTTACGAGAGTTGAGTAATTCGAGCAATAGTGCGATCGCAAGTGTTGAGTCTTCTGCAACCAGCCTACATCAGTTAACTTTAGAGTGGGTAGAAGATGCTCAGGTAAAGTATCGCACGATTTTGGAAAAGCAACAGAGTAAAAATCCTGGCAAAATCCGTATTGGTCGTGACCCTGAACAATGTGATATTGTTTTACCAGATCCGACAATATCTGGGCTGCACGTAGAAATCTTTTTTTATTCACCAAAACAGAGATTTTATTTACGGAACCTACGCCAGCAGAATCCTCCTATTATTGATGGGCAATTGCTATTGGCTGGAGAGATGCCTCTAGCATCTGGCAGCACTCTGCGTTTAGGACAACAGAATTTTAGAGTCAGGGAAATAAGCTGCAAGCAGTATCCTAGTGGATACACCCCGATGGATTATTCCAAGTGCTTTGCGATTACACTTGCATCGGCACAACCTGCACCTAAGACTATGCGGATATCACAAATTAAAAAGTCTGAAAACGGTGGCAGAAAAGTAACGTCGGTAAGTCCGATTATAGTCCCAGCTTCGATTGCGCCTAGAAGAATCCAACCTAAATTAAAGGTGGGTACAGCAGTTGCAGTTAGTGCGATCGCGGGTATATTTCTATTGAATACTGGTAATTTAAACAAAAATAAAGCACAACAGAATTTGATATTACAACAGCCTCAATTATGTCGTGTTGTTTCTCCTTCTGGCGGCAAGTTATTGGCAAAATTACGCTCTGAACCACAAACAGAGATTGGCGCAATGAAGCAATTAAATCTTGGCGAAAAAGTTTTATTTATGAGAGTACGAGGCGATTTTGTCCAAGTAAAACTTGCTGATGGCACCCAAGGTTGGGTTTTCGGAGATGATATTCAGCGTTGCCAAAAAACTATAGGTAATTCTGGTAGTTTTTATTCAGACTCAAATTTACAACCTAACTAG
- a CDS encoding response regulator, with amino-acid sequence MVMDAQQFKILLVDDSPNNIIFLSDIIIKQGYKIQIEKLTKNAVNTAIAYLPDLILLVIRESQIESYEICQQLKSHTVTQDIPIIFLNVLNTETARVKVFQSGGVDYLTEPLQAEEVIARIETQLKLKTFQKQVKEYKKRELTWQKAYLSAFFCGAPVGMNILDNQLRFVQINELLAEIHGCSQAEHLGKTLHEVIPEIAPLIVPCYEQVLQTGKPILNVEVSYPSTQQPDVLRYFLASYFPISGDVNNLSGVGAVLVEISNGLWQDATRLHKQTEIALQESQQRYQTLAEASPVGIFHTDSAGNCLYVNQRWSEITGLSPTVALGNGWTYALHISDRDRIFTEWYSKLSARQPFKSECHFTHPDGRIVWVICQTFPEIGKDGKLKGCIGTITDITDRKLAEDALRESAEREQAITQVIQRMRQTLDLETIFSATTQELRQVLNCDRVVVFRFHPDWSGEFVAESVENGWVSLIEKKNHHPHLTESTLQNESCFLQTAKSVKNPILDTYLQAIKSGIFTRNQDFLCVPDIYKAGLDSCHINLLEEFQAKAYITVPIFCGNQLWGLLASYQNSTPRQWKKEEINIAVQIGNHLGVALQQAELLAQTQRQSQALQKAVTSADAANRAKSEFLTNMSHELRTPLNVILGFTQVMNRDSNLSSEHQQNLAIINRAGEHLLNLINDILEMSKIEAGRTTLNVNSFDLILLLDSLQQMLHIRAAAKDLELVFEYAPEVPRHIITDSSKLRQVLLNLLGNAIKFTDSGSVKLKVSISNQKESTDDLISTASYLDASHHFTQSHPLSQKPHYTTLQLKEAPLSEAVTTEAAAHLHQSPSRLKNPLRTLVHHQTGLFVENSKSPVPQTATSLFASCANSVCLHFQVIDTGHGISPEEIELLFEAFGQTEIGRKSQQGTGLGLAISRKYVQLMGGEISVSSTVGVGSTFAFDIQVTLPYPNESQITATPHCRVKSLAPGQSEYRILVVDDAKDSRILLVKLLENIGFVVKEAANGTEAICIWETWQPQVILMDMRMPVMDGYEATREIRAREKRGQKDKETKRGGKNLFVSKICTVIIALSANVFEEQRQAMISAGCTDFINKPFREQIILEKLSQYLGVRYLYQTENRQSLQEKHISTEQILYSGDLVALLSTMPPEWLIKVHHAAAQCSDDLILELLKQIPTEKSLLVDWLKNLAQNFQFKKIMELTTTNTKELQNRKYKI; translated from the coding sequence ATGGTAATGGATGCTCAACAGTTCAAAATATTGTTAGTTGATGATAGTCCAAATAATATAATTTTTTTATCTGATATCATCATTAAGCAAGGTTACAAAATTCAAATAGAAAAATTGACAAAAAATGCTGTAAATACTGCGATTGCTTATCTTCCTGATTTAATTTTGCTAGTTATTAGAGAGTCACAAATAGAGAGTTACGAAATTTGTCAGCAACTAAAATCTCATACCGTAACTCAGGATATTCCGATAATTTTTCTTAATGTTTTAAACACAGAAACAGCAAGAGTAAAAGTTTTTCAATCTGGTGGCGTTGATTATTTGACAGAACCATTACAGGCTGAAGAAGTTATAGCGCGTATAGAAACTCAACTCAAACTTAAAACATTTCAAAAGCAAGTAAAAGAGTATAAAAAACGAGAGTTGACATGGCAAAAAGCTTACCTTAGTGCCTTTTTTTGTGGCGCTCCTGTTGGCATGAATATTTTAGATAACCAATTGCGATTTGTACAAATCAACGAACTTTTAGCAGAGATTCACGGTTGTTCTCAAGCAGAGCATCTCGGCAAGACTCTACATGAGGTGATACCTGAAATCGCACCCTTGATAGTGCCATGTTACGAGCAGGTACTCCAGACAGGTAAACCTATTCTGAATGTGGAAGTAAGCTACCCATCAACTCAACAGCCAGATGTTTTGCGTTACTTTCTTGCTTCTTACTTTCCAATTTCAGGAGATGTGAATAACCTTTCTGGCGTAGGAGCAGTGTTGGTAGAAATCAGCAATGGCTTATGGCAAGATGCTACGCGTCTGCACAAACAAACTGAAATAGCATTACAAGAAAGCCAACAGCGTTATCAAACTTTAGCAGAAGCTTCACCTGTAGGAATTTTTCACACTGACTCCGCAGGCAATTGTTTATATGTGAATCAGCGTTGGAGCGAAATTACTGGACTTTCTCCAACAGTTGCCTTAGGTAATGGTTGGACATACGCTTTACATATAAGCGATCGCGATCGCATCTTTACCGAATGGTACAGTAAATTATCAGCAAGACAACCTTTTAAATCTGAGTGTCACTTCACACACCCAGACGGCAGAATTGTTTGGGTTATCTGTCAAACTTTTCCAGAAATCGGTAAGGATGGGAAATTAAAAGGCTGCATCGGCACAATTACAGATATTACCGATCGCAAACTAGCCGAAGATGCCTTGCGAGAGAGTGCAGAGCGGGAACAAGCCATCACGCAAGTTATTCAGAGGATGCGCCAGACATTGGATTTAGAAACCATATTTTCTGCTACCACCCAAGAACTACGGCAAGTTCTAAACTGCGATCGCGTCGTTGTATTTCGTTTCCATCCCGATTGGAGTGGCGAGTTTGTAGCCGAATCAGTCGAGAATGGGTGGGTTTCGCTAATTGAGAAAAAAAATCATCACCCTCATCTAACAGAAAGTACTCTTCAAAACGAAAGCTGCTTTCTCCAAACCGCCAAGAGTGTAAAGAATCCGATACTAGATACTTATTTGCAAGCAATTAAAAGTGGTATTTTCACCCGCAATCAAGATTTTCTTTGTGTACCAGACATTTACAAAGCTGGATTGGATTCTTGTCATATTAACCTCTTAGAAGAATTTCAAGCCAAAGCTTATATTACAGTTCCGATTTTTTGTGGCAATCAACTTTGGGGATTACTGGCAAGTTATCAAAATTCTACTCCCCGCCAATGGAAAAAAGAAGAAATCAACATTGCCGTACAAATAGGCAATCACTTGGGAGTCGCTTTGCAACAAGCTGAATTACTAGCACAAACTCAAAGACAATCGCAAGCACTCCAAAAAGCTGTAACATCTGCTGATGCTGCTAATCGCGCCAAAAGTGAATTTCTGACAAATATGAGCCATGAGTTGCGTACTCCCCTCAATGTTATTCTTGGCTTTACTCAAGTTATGAACCGTGACAGTAATCTATCTAGCGAACATCAGCAAAACTTAGCAATCATCAATCGTGCGGGTGAACATCTGCTCAACTTAATCAACGACATTTTGGAAATGTCCAAAATTGAAGCTGGTAGAACCACCTTAAATGTTAATAGCTTTGATTTAATTCTCCTGTTGGATAGCCTCCAACAAATGTTACACATCCGTGCTGCTGCCAAAGACTTAGAACTTGTATTTGAATATGCACCCGAAGTTCCCAGGCACATAATTACCGACTCAAGCAAACTGCGGCAAGTTTTACTTAATCTGTTGGGAAATGCCATTAAATTTACAGACAGTGGTAGTGTGAAGCTGAAAGTAAGCATTAGTAATCAAAAAGAGAGTACAGATGATTTAATTTCCACCGCTTCGTATCTTGATGCCAGTCACCACTTCACACAAAGCCACCCACTCTCACAAAAGCCGCACTACACGACTCTACAACTCAAGGAAGCACCTCTTTCAGAAGCCGTAACTACGGAGGCTGCTGCACATCTACATCAATCGCCTAGTAGATTGAAAAATCCTCTCAGAACTTTGGTTCACCACCAGACTGGCTTGTTTGTAGAAAACTCAAAATCTCCTGTTCCACAGACAGCGACTTCCCTGTTTGCTTCTTGTGCTAATTCTGTCTGTCTGCACTTCCAAGTCATTGATACTGGGCATGGTATTTCCCCAGAAGAAATTGAGTTACTTTTTGAAGCTTTTGGGCAAACTGAAATTGGTAGAAAATCTCAACAGGGAACTGGGCTAGGTTTAGCGATTAGCCGCAAGTATGTACAACTAATGGGCGGCGAAATTAGTGTCAGTAGTACCGTTGGCGTAGGTAGTACATTTGCTTTTGATATTCAAGTTACTCTTCCTTATCCTAACGAAAGTCAGATTACAGCTACTCCACACTGCCGAGTTAAGAGTTTAGCACCTGGGCAATCAGAATATCGCATTCTAGTAGTTGATGATGCCAAAGATAGTCGTATTTTACTAGTAAAATTACTAGAAAATATTGGTTTTGTTGTCAAGGAAGCAGCAAATGGTACCGAAGCCATATGCATTTGGGAAACTTGGCAACCACAGGTAATTCTTATGGATATGCGGATGCCTGTTATGGATGGCTATGAGGCAACAAGAGAAATTAGAGCTAGGGAGAAAAGAGGACAAAAAGACAAGGAGACAAAAAGAGGTGGGAAAAATCTTTTTGTGTCTAAAATATGTACTGTGATTATTGCTCTGTCAGCAAATGTATTTGAAGAACAACGACAAGCAATGATATCGGCTGGTTGTACCGATTTTATTAATAAGCCTTTTCGTGAACAAATAATCCTCGAAAAATTGAGCCAATATTTAGGAGTGAGGTATCTTTATCAAACAGAAAATCGTCAAAGTTTACAAGAAAAGCATATAAGTACAGAACAAATATTGTACTCTGGTGATTTAGTAGCTTTATTATCTACAATGCCACCGGAATGGTTAATAAAAGTGCATCATGCCGCAGCTCAATGTAGTGATGATTTAATTTTAGAATTGCTTAAGCAAATACCTACAGAAAAATCTCTGTTGGTAGACTGGCTTAAAAATTTAGCTCAAAATTTCCAGTTTAAGAAAATTATGGAATTGACAACTACAAATACTAAAGAACTACAAAATAGGAAATACAAAATTTAA
- a CDS encoding cyclic peptide export ABC transporter, which translates to MNLIWFLLRSSWLNVAIAGIAGSISGVCNAALIASINTAIVASNPELSQLFLKFLGLVVVALVTNIISQFLLSGLSYEAVYKLRLQLSNWILACPLRHLEEQGANRILATLTEDTNAIADTIAVVPFLCIDFAIVVSCLVYLCWLSWSVFLVTVGLLVGAMICIQLLVATAYGLLERAREEQDRLFKHFRAISDGIKELKLNAQRRQAFVADNLQRTAAASRRYDTTSMRILGVSLGVSQLLFFVIAGFLVFGLPRFTSVDVTVLSAYILVVTYLTEPLQRILQILPGLSRGSVALQKIEKLGLSLASRSEEILAQESALHFRKQICLVDVYYTYQQESGENFTLGPINLIFHPGELIFIIGGNGSGKSTLAKLITGLYIPQSGEILLDEQPVTDKNREQYRQLFSTVFSDFYLFEQLLGIASDILDTKAQNYLEQFQLDQKVKIDGDRFSTIELSQGQRKRLALLTAYLEDRPIYLFDEWAADQDPSFREKFYNHLLLELKRQGKTVLTITHDDRYFHLADRMIKLDYGKLV; encoded by the coding sequence ATGAATCTGATTTGGTTTCTTTTGCGCTCATCTTGGCTTAATGTAGCGATCGCAGGAATAGCAGGCTCAATCAGTGGTGTTTGTAATGCTGCTTTGATTGCATCAATCAATACTGCAATTGTTGCTAGCAATCCTGAGTTGAGTCAACTTTTTTTGAAGTTTCTGGGGTTAGTAGTTGTTGCTCTTGTCACAAATATAATCTCTCAGTTTCTGCTATCAGGTTTATCCTATGAAGCAGTATATAAATTGCGCTTGCAACTCAGTAATTGGATTCTTGCTTGTCCTTTACGACATCTTGAAGAGCAAGGAGCAAATCGAATTCTTGCCACCTTAACCGAAGATACTAACGCGATCGCTGACACAATTGCTGTTGTTCCCTTTTTATGCATTGACTTTGCCATTGTTGTCAGTTGCCTGGTGTATCTTTGCTGGCTTTCTTGGAGTGTTTTTTTAGTAACTGTGGGATTGCTAGTAGGAGCAATGATTTGCATTCAGCTTTTAGTTGCAACAGCTTATGGATTACTAGAACGCGCCCGTGAAGAGCAGGATCGTCTTTTCAAACACTTTCGTGCTATCTCAGACGGGATCAAAGAGCTAAAATTGAATGCTCAACGCCGCCAAGCATTTGTGGCTGATAACCTGCAAAGGACAGCAGCTGCATCGCGTCGCTACGACACCACAAGTATGAGAATTTTGGGTGTTTCTCTTGGCGTTAGTCAATTACTGTTTTTTGTAATTGCTGGTTTTCTAGTTTTTGGATTGCCAAGGTTTACATCCGTTGATGTTACAGTTTTGTCAGCATATATCTTAGTCGTCACTTACTTAACTGAACCACTGCAAAGAATTTTGCAAATACTACCCGGTTTAAGTCGTGGTAGTGTGGCGTTGCAGAAAATAGAAAAATTAGGCTTGTCGCTCGCGAGCCGCTCTGAAGAGATTCTTGCTCAAGAGAGCGCGCTCCACTTCCGAAAACAAATTTGTCTTGTGGATGTTTATTACACTTACCAGCAGGAATCAGGAGAAAATTTTACACTCGGCCCTATCAACTTAATTTTTCACCCTGGTGAACTCATCTTTATTATCGGCGGTAATGGTAGTGGAAAATCAACGCTTGCGAAGTTGATTACAGGTTTATATATTCCACAATCAGGAGAAATTTTATTAGATGAGCAGCCAGTAACGGATAAAAACAGAGAACAATATCGCCAATTATTTTCTACTGTATTTTCCGATTTTTACCTGTTTGAGCAACTTCTGGGCATTGCCTCGGATATTCTAGATACAAAAGCTCAGAATTATCTTGAGCAGTTTCAGCTAGATCAAAAAGTCAAAATTGACGGCGATCGCTTTTCTACAATCGAATTATCGCAAGGTCAGAGAAAGCGATTAGCATTGCTAACAGCATATTTGGAAGATCGTCCAATTTATCTGTTTGATGAATGGGCAGCCGATCAAGATCCATCTTTTCGAGAAAAATTCTACAATCACCTTCTTTTAGAACTGAAGCGTCAGGGAAAAACAGTACTGACAATTACTCATGATGATCGTTACTTTCACTTAGCTGATCGGATGATTAAACTAGATTACGGAAAGTTAGTTTGA